In Anaerolineales bacterium, the following proteins share a genomic window:
- a CDS encoding MFS transporter — MTTTTMDSKTISAPQGMKTFVAIWASQLISILGSGLTSFALGVWIFDQTGKATPFALTVLLGNLPRILLLPVAGSLADRWNRRWVMILSDAGNALVTISVFLLVFFGNLQFWHIYLIVTIGSIFSAFQEPAYTASVTMLVPKKDLSRANGMMQMTQALELTLTADSGRRAFCRHRLTRHPRH, encoded by the coding sequence ATGACAACGACCACAATGGATTCAAAAACAATTTCCGCGCCGCAAGGGATGAAAACCTTCGTCGCCATTTGGGCGAGTCAATTGATCTCGATCCTCGGCTCGGGGCTGACGAGTTTCGCCCTCGGCGTGTGGATCTTCGACCAAACGGGCAAAGCCACGCCGTTCGCATTGACGGTCCTGTTGGGGAATTTGCCCCGCATCCTGCTTCTGCCTGTGGCTGGCTCGCTCGCCGACCGATGGAATCGCCGCTGGGTGATGATTCTCTCCGACGCGGGCAACGCGCTGGTCACGATCAGCGTTTTCCTGTTGGTGTTTTTCGGCAACCTGCAGTTCTGGCACATCTATTTGATCGTAACCATAGGCTCGATCTTTTCCGCGTTCCAAGAGCCAGCCTACACGGCTTCGGTGACCATGCTCGTGCCTAAAAAGGATTTGTCGCGCGCCAATGGCATGATGCAAATGACTCAGGCGCTCGAATTGACGCTCACAGCCGATTCTGGCAGGCGTGCTTTTTGTCGCCATCGGCTTACCCGGCATCCTCGTCATTGA
- a CDS encoding MFS transporter, whose amino-acid sequence MLFVAIGLPGILVIDFATFLIAVSALLAVHIPQPELNEHEDEKSSVWTDAVFGWNYLKARPGLFGLLWYFAMVNFFLNWSGVLIAPLILSRYSASTLGTVQMFFGLGMLAGGIVSSVWAGPKRRIAAIMGYIGFGLLGMLVAGLRPEAIYTGAGLFWMLFFVPLSSAASQAVFQSKVAPEVQGRVFGIRSMISRSVMPLAFLLAGPLADLVFTPLLETNGAWANTFIGTLLGTGAGRGIGFMFVASALVGIGVTLLVYANPRIRNLEDEIPDAVGETPEK is encoded by the coding sequence GTGCTTTTTGTCGCCATCGGCTTACCCGGCATCCTCGTCATTGACTTCGCCACCTTCCTCATCGCGGTCAGCGCGTTGTTGGCGGTCCACATCCCACAGCCCGAACTTAACGAACACGAGGACGAAAAATCCTCCGTCTGGACGGACGCGGTCTTCGGCTGGAACTATCTCAAAGCGCGCCCGGGTCTCTTCGGACTGTTGTGGTACTTCGCCATGGTCAACTTTTTTCTCAACTGGTCTGGCGTGCTGATCGCTCCCCTGATTCTCTCGCGCTATTCCGCCAGCACGCTCGGCACGGTTCAAATGTTCTTCGGGTTGGGAATGTTGGCGGGCGGAATCGTGAGTAGCGTCTGGGCTGGACCGAAACGCAGGATTGCCGCCATCATGGGCTACATCGGTTTCGGACTTTTGGGAATGCTCGTCGCGGGTTTGCGCCCCGAAGCGATCTACACTGGCGCGGGACTTTTCTGGATGTTGTTTTTTGTCCCGCTATCTTCAGCGGCGAGCCAGGCAGTGTTTCAGTCCAAAGTCGCGCCCGAAGTGCAAGGACGCGTTTTCGGCATCCGCAGTATGATCTCGCGCTCGGTCATGCCGCTCGCCTTCCTGCTTGCAGGACCTCTGGCTGACCTCGTCTTCACCCCTCTGCTGGAAACGAACGGCGCTTGGGCAAACACCTTCATCGGAACTTTGCTTGGAACCGGCGCGGGGCGCGGCATCGGTTTCATGTTTGTCGCTTCGGCTCTGGTTGGTATTGGGGTAACCCTTTTGGTTTACGCCAACCCGCGCATCCGCAACCTTGAAGATGAAATCCCCGATGCGGTCGGCGAAACGCCGGAGAAATAA
- the hutU gene encoding urocanate hydratase: MSGPRPVRAPRGIDLTCKNWLSEAAYRMIQNNLDPEVAEKPDDLVVYGGRGKAARDWESFDAILESLKNLEEDETLLVQSGKPVVVFKSHKDAPKVLIANSNLVPHWATWEHFDELAKKGLIMYGQMTAGSWIYIGTQGILQGTYETFGALAKLKGWDSLKGKFVLTAGLGGMGGAQPLSITMNEGVGLIVEVDPERAERRRAIGYVDMVVDNLEEAMTLVEEFKDKKIPKSIGLIGNAADVYDELSKRGVVPDVVTDQTSAHEALFYVPSELSVAEADELRKSNPEKYKKLAMDSMAKHVQAMLAFQRAGAEVFDYGNNLRQQAFNNGVSDAFEFPGFVPAYIRPLFCEGKGPFRWVALSGDKEDIYTTDQAIMELFPDDAHLHRWLKMAREKVPFQGLPARICWLGYGERVKAGLKFNELVASGKVKAPIVIGRDHLDSGSVASPNRETESMKDGSDAISDWAILNALINAVGGATWVSFHHGGGVGMGYSQHAGQVIVADGTPEAARRLERVLTTDPGMGVVRHADAGYEIAIEAAKRHGIKMPMLA; the protein is encoded by the coding sequence ATGTCCGGACCTCGACCTGTCCGCGCCCCCCGCGGCATTGATCTCACCTGCAAGAACTGGCTCAGCGAAGCCGCCTATCGCATGATTCAAAATAACCTCGACCCAGAGGTTGCGGAAAAGCCCGACGATCTCGTCGTCTACGGCGGACGCGGGAAAGCCGCGCGCGATTGGGAATCGTTCGATGCGATTCTCGAATCGTTGAAGAATCTCGAAGAGGACGAAACGCTCCTCGTGCAATCGGGGAAACCTGTCGTCGTGTTCAAGAGTCACAAAGACGCGCCGAAGGTGTTGATCGCCAACTCGAACCTCGTCCCGCACTGGGCGACGTGGGAACACTTCGATGAGTTAGCCAAAAAAGGACTCATCATGTACGGGCAGATGACGGCTGGCTCGTGGATCTACATCGGCACGCAGGGAATCTTGCAAGGCACATACGAAACCTTCGGCGCGCTGGCAAAACTCAAAGGCTGGGACTCGCTCAAAGGCAAGTTTGTGCTAACGGCTGGCTTGGGCGGCATGGGCGGCGCGCAACCGTTATCCATCACGATGAACGAAGGCGTTGGCTTGATCGTGGAGGTTGACCCCGAACGCGCCGAACGCCGCCGCGCCATCGGTTATGTGGATATGGTTGTGGACAATCTCGAAGAGGCGATGACTCTCGTCGAAGAGTTCAAAGACAAAAAGATTCCCAAATCCATCGGACTCATCGGCAACGCGGCAGACGTGTACGACGAACTGTCGAAGCGTGGAGTGGTTCCCGATGTAGTGACAGACCAAACGTCCGCGCATGAAGCGTTGTTTTACGTCCCGTCTGAATTATCGGTGGCGGAGGCAGACGAATTGCGGAAGTCGAATCCAGAAAAATATAAAAAGTTGGCGATGGATTCGATGGCGAAACATGTGCAAGCCATGCTCGCGTTTCAGCGCGCAGGCGCGGAAGTTTTCGATTACGGAAATAATTTGCGGCAACAAGCGTTCAACAACGGCGTGAGCGACGCGTTCGAGTTTCCCGGCTTTGTGCCCGCGTATATTCGTCCGTTGTTTTGCGAAGGCAAGGGACCATTCAGGTGGGTCGCGCTCTCCGGTGACAAAGAAGATATTTACACGACCGATCAAGCCATCATGGAGTTGTTTCCCGATGACGCGCATTTGCATCGCTGGTTGAAGATGGCGCGCGAGAAAGTTCCGTTTCAAGGATTGCCCGCGCGCATCTGCTGGCTCGGTTATGGCGAGCGCGTGAAAGCGGGACTCAAATTCAACGAGTTGGTCGCGAGTGGAAAAGTCAAAGCGCCCATCGTAATCGGGCGCGACCATTTGGATTCGGGCTCGGTCGCTTCGCCGAACCGTGAAACGGAATCAATGAAAGACGGTTCGGACGCGATCTCGGATTGGGCGATCCTCAACGCGCTCATCAACGCCGTCGGCGGCGCGACGTGGGTCTCGTTCCATCACGGCGGCGGCGTGGGCATGGGATATTCGCAGCACGCGGGACAAGTGATTGTCGCGGATGGGACTCCCGAAGCCGCGCGGCGCCTCGAACGTGTGTTGACAACCGACCCGGGCATGGGCGTCGTCCGTCACGCTGACGCGGGATATGAAATCGCCATCGAAGCCGCGAAACGTCACGGTATCAAGATGCCGATGCTGGCGTGA
- a CDS encoding toast rack family protein, which produces MNVKIISAVLALALASMACGFSFDLPEQVKAGAEIKDEITVADPKSDETRLSLSFGAGNLNLSTGAKNLVEGTAIYNVKDLKPEIIENGAEIEIKQGDFQKIPPFEGMKNEWDLQLGSSPMDLEISAGAYEGKFELGGLALTNLTINDGAADVNLSFSEPNLTEMAEFNYTTGASDVRIEGLANANFERFIFNSGAGDYTLDFSGTLQRDATVSIDSGLSDLTLIVPQGMNVVVTIDGALADINVDAGWSQKGNSYSQAGEGPTLTIIVNLGAGNITIRD; this is translated from the coding sequence ATGAACGTAAAAATCATTTCAGCGGTCCTCGCGCTGGCGTTGGCAAGCATGGCGTGTGGATTCAGTTTCGACCTGCCCGAGCAGGTAAAGGCCGGGGCGGAGATCAAGGATGAGATAACTGTGGCAGACCCAAAGTCCGATGAGACGCGGTTGAGTCTTTCGTTCGGCGCGGGGAATCTGAATCTATCCACAGGGGCGAAGAATCTTGTCGAGGGAACAGCCATCTATAACGTGAAGGATCTCAAACCCGAGATCATCGAGAACGGAGCAGAGATCGAGATCAAGCAGGGCGATTTCCAAAAGATTCCGCCGTTTGAAGGAATGAAAAACGAATGGGATTTGCAACTGGGATCGTCGCCGATGGATTTGGAAATTTCGGCAGGCGCATACGAAGGCAAGTTTGAATTGGGCGGGCTTGCGCTCACAAACCTGACCATCAACGACGGCGCGGCGGATGTGAACCTGTCGTTCTCCGAGCCAAATCTCACGGAGATGGCCGAGTTCAATTACACCACGGGCGCGTCGGATGTACGCATCGAAGGGCTGGCGAACGCCAACTTTGAACGCTTCATCTTCAACAGCGGCGCGGGCGATTACACGCTCGATTTTTCGGGCACATTGCAACGCGACGCCACCGTGAGCATTGATAGTGGTCTGAGCGATCTCACGCTCATCGTCCCGCAGGGCATGAATGTTGTCGTTACGATTGACGGCGCGCTGGCGGATATTAATGTCGACGCTGGCTGGTCGCAAAAGGGCAACTCATACTCGCAGGCGGGTGAGGGTCCCACACTGACGATCATCGTCAACTTGGGCGCGGGCAATATCACGATCAGGGATTAA
- a CDS encoding nucleoside deaminase produces MTQYISPTLNGLDLEKFMREALAEADAAGQAGELPIGAVLVLDGEIIARGRARHMGLKNQVRHAEMNALLDGGEKLWTDFRRVILFTTVEPCPMCLGAAVMADVPHVIFAMHDQVVYSKLTLESNPYVKRHIKSYFGGVLEAESAAIIGKYNARALKYMQTGVI; encoded by the coding sequence ATGACTCAATATATTTCTCCCACGCTCAACGGACTCGATCTTGAAAAATTCATGCGCGAGGCGCTGGCAGAGGCAGATGCCGCGGGGCAGGCGGGAGAGTTACCCATCGGCGCAGTGTTGGTTTTGGATGGCGAGATCATCGCCCGCGGACGAGCGCGGCACATGGGGTTGAAGAACCAAGTCCGCCATGCGGAGATGAACGCCCTGCTCGATGGCGGAGAGAAACTTTGGACGGATTTCAGGCGGGTGATTCTTTTTACAACGGTGGAGCCTTGCCCGATGTGTCTCGGCGCGGCGGTGATGGCGGATGTGCCGCACGTCATTTTCGCCATGCACGATCAGGTGGTGTATTCGAAACTAACCCTTGAATCCAACCCGTATGTCAAACGTCACATCAAGAGTTATTTTGGCGGCGTGTTGGAGGCTGAATCGGCGGCGATCATTGGGAAATACAATGCAAGAGCTTTGAAATATATGCAGACGGGCGTAATTTGA
- the radA gene encoding DNA repair protein RadA — MPKTQTRYVCQECGRVAASYMGKCPQCGKFDTMVEEVVHDEPVTKTTAVRGLTGRSAPRSIGDISSGDEDRIRVPIEEFARVLGGGIVPGSIVLVGGDPGIGKSTLMLQMAMEMATAKRVLYVSGEESERQIKMRATRLNGKTELPKNLLLVTETNLEIILNHINEVKPELLIVDSIQTVYLSSMDSSAGSVSQVRECSSQLRELAKTSGISVFVIGHVTKEGTIAGPRVLEHIVDTVLYLEGDRFQAYRLLRSVKNRFGATSEVGVFEMREGGLVEVKNPSEAFLAERMVNAAGSAIAVTMEGTRPILVEIQGLTSPTQFGNARRTANGVDFNRLLLISAVLTRRAGFKLGEQDIFVNVVGGIQIDEPAADLAIAAAIASSWKDIPVKADAALIGEIGLAGELRMPSQMQARLREAQKLGFKTAIVPKAIRKGEGYPKGIEIVEARSLDQALNAAFASSTKAPKAPPHMA; from the coding sequence ATGCCAAAAACACAAACACGCTATGTCTGTCAGGAATGCGGGCGCGTCGCCGCGTCGTACATGGGCAAATGCCCGCAGTGCGGGAAGTTCGACACGATGGTCGAGGAAGTCGTCCACGATGAGCCGGTGACGAAGACCACAGCGGTTCGCGGACTCACGGGGCGGTCTGCCCCGCGTTCCATCGGCGATATCTCATCGGGAGACGAAGACCGCATCCGCGTGCCCATCGAGGAGTTTGCGCGCGTGCTCGGCGGGGGGATCGTGCCGGGCTCCATCGTCCTCGTCGGCGGGGACCCGGGCATCGGCAAGTCCACGCTGATGTTGCAGATGGCAATGGAGATGGCAACCGCCAAACGCGTGTTGTATGTTTCAGGGGAAGAATCGGAACGGCAGATCAAGATGCGCGCGACGCGTTTGAACGGCAAAACGGAATTGCCGAAAAATTTGTTGCTCGTTACCGAAACGAATCTCGAAATTATTTTGAATCACATCAACGAAGTTAAACCCGAATTGCTGATCGTTGACTCGATTCAAACCGTGTATCTTTCTAGTATGGACTCGTCGGCTGGCTCGGTGAGCCAGGTGCGCGAATGTTCATCACAGTTGCGCGAACTGGCAAAGACCAGCGGCATCTCGGTTTTTGTCATCGGGCATGTGACCAAAGAAGGGACGATTGCGGGTCCGCGCGTGCTGGAACACATCGTGGACACGGTGCTATATCTCGAAGGCGATCGCTTTCAAGCGTATCGCTTGTTACGTTCGGTGAAGAATCGTTTCGGCGCGACCTCCGAGGTCGGCGTGTTCGAAATGCGCGAGGGCGGGCTGGTCGAGGTGAAGAATCCATCCGAGGCGTTCCTCGCGGAGCGGATGGTCAACGCGGCGGGTTCTGCCATTGCCGTGACAATGGAAGGCACGCGTCCCATTCTGGTTGAAATTCAAGGGCTGACCTCGCCGACTCAATTCGGCAATGCGCGCCGCACCGCAAACGGCGTGGACTTCAACCGTCTGTTGTTGATCTCAGCCGTGTTGACGCGTCGCGCGGGCTTCAAACTTGGCGAGCAGGATATTTTCGTCAACGTGGTGGGCGGGATTCAAATTGACGAACCCGCCGCCGACCTCGCCATCGCCGCGGCGATCGCCTCCTCGTGGAAGGACATCCCCGTCAAAGCGGACGCGGCGCTGATCGGCGAGATCGGTCTCGCTGGCGAGTTGCGGATGCCAAGCCAGATGCAGGCGCGTCTGCGCGAGGCGCAAAAGTTGGGCTTCAAAACCGCCATCGTGCCGAAAGCGATCCGCAAAGGCGAGGGGTATCCAAAGGGAATCGAAATTGTAGAAGCGCGGTCGTTGGATCAGGCGTTGAACGCGGCGTTTGCATCATCCACGAAAGCGCCCAAGGCTCCGCCGCACATGGCTTAA
- a CDS encoding ZIP family metal transporter, whose amino-acid sequence MFEWFVQLNPVWQALIATTFTWLVTALGAAAVFFFKEVNRKLLDGMLGFAAGVMIAASFWSLLAPSIEMAEETSHAPVWFPAALGFLLGGAFIRMIDLVLPHLHLGFPTSEAEGVPTKWRRSILLVLAITLHNFPEGLAVGVAFGAVAADLSSASLAGAVALAIGIGIQNFPEGVAVSVPLRSEGMSRLKSFLYGQSSALVEPIAGVIGAAAVLLMRPILPYALAFAAGAMIFVVVEELIPESQLAKNTDFATAGVMLGFVIMMILDVGLG is encoded by the coding sequence ATGTTCGAATGGTTCGTTCAACTCAACCCTGTGTGGCAGGCGCTGATCGCCACAACATTCACATGGCTGGTTACGGCATTGGGCGCGGCGGCAGTTTTCTTTTTCAAAGAAGTGAATCGAAAATTGCTGGATGGCATGTTGGGCTTTGCCGCCGGCGTGATGATCGCGGCAAGTTTCTGGTCGCTGCTCGCGCCTTCGATCGAAATGGCAGAAGAGACCAGTCACGCGCCGGTCTGGTTCCCCGCCGCGCTCGGCTTTTTGTTGGGCGGCGCGTTCATCCGCATGATTGATCTTGTTCTGCCGCATTTGCATTTGGGATTTCCGACCAGCGAAGCGGAGGGCGTCCCGACGAAATGGCGGCGCAGTATTCTGCTCGTGCTGGCGATCACTTTGCATAATTTTCCCGAGGGACTAGCCGTCGGAGTCGCCTTCGGCGCGGTCGCGGCGGATTTATCCTCCGCTTCGCTCGCCGGGGCAGTTGCGCTCGCCATAGGGATCGGGATTCAAAACTTTCCGGAAGGCGTAGCCGTATCTGTGCCGCTTCGTTCCGAGGGGATGTCGCGCTTGAAAAGTTTCCTCTATGGACAGTCCTCCGCACTGGTCGAACCGATTGCCGGTGTGATCGGCGCGGCGGCAGTCTTGTTGATGCGACCCATCCTGCCGTACGCGCTCGCCTTTGCCGCCGGCGCGATGATCTTTGTAGTGGTCGAAGAATTGATTCCCGAATCGCAACTTGCCAAAAACACCGACTTCGCCACCGCCGGCGTGATGCTTGGCTTTGTGATCATGATGATTCTGGATGTGGGGTTGGGGTGA
- a CDS encoding tRNA-dihydrouridine synthase family protein produces MTETRTPTLREPQGSAFFVRDIPIYGDTILAPMDGYSDWPFRSICRALGSAMSYTEFVKVEKILSRSKEPAKRLYYEDAERPVTFQIYGDDPDLILKAALVVEKWKPDIIDINMGCPAKSIADRGAGVGMMPSPLRIARTFRMLVKALKVPVTGKIRLGWDKNKNYKLIARVVEEEGGSLIAIHGRTKEQRYAGNADWDAIAEVKAAVSLPVVGSGDVRTVADIQRMKSHTHCDAVMIGRGAIANPWIFAGYDREQVPHELVMETIHEHLQKSVQFYGEEDGQRLFRKYAVQYLLLKTLDRNARKEILKERPSGEFLEMLSQVYAMTAI; encoded by the coding sequence ATGACTGAAACTCGAACTCCCACCCTTCGAGAGCCTCAGGGCAGCGCTTTCTTCGTGCGCGACATCCCCATCTACGGGGACACGATTCTCGCGCCTATGGACGGCTACTCCGATTGGCCCTTCCGTTCGATTTGCCGCGCGCTCGGCTCGGCGATGAGTTACACCGAGTTCGTCAAAGTGGAGAAGATTCTCAGCCGCTCGAAGGAACCCGCCAAGCGGCTGTATTACGAAGACGCGGAGCGACCCGTCACTTTCCAAATTTACGGCGACGATCCGGATTTGATCCTCAAAGCCGCGCTGGTCGTGGAAAAGTGGAAGCCCGACATCATTGACATCAACATGGGATGCCCCGCCAAGTCCATTGCGGATCGCGGCGCGGGCGTGGGCATGATGCCAAGTCCGTTGCGGATCGCGCGCACGTTTCGCATGTTGGTGAAAGCATTGAAAGTCCCCGTCACTGGAAAAATCCGTTTGGGTTGGGATAAAAACAAAAACTATAAACTCATCGCACGCGTCGTTGAAGAAGAGGGCGGTTCATTGATTGCGATTCATGGACGGACGAAGGAACAACGTTACGCGGGTAACGCGGACTGGGACGCGATCGCCGAGGTGAAAGCGGCAGTCAGTCTACCCGTCGTGGGAAGCGGCGACGTCCGCACGGTGGCAGACATCCAACGGATGAAAAGTCACACGCATTGCGACGCGGTGATGATCGGGCGCGGCGCCATCGCCAACCCGTGGATCTTCGCGGGCTACGACCGCGAACAAGTCCCGCATGAATTGGTGATGGAAACCATCCACGAGCATTTGCAAAAGAGCGTGCAGTTTTACGGCGAAGAGGACGGGCAGCGACTCTTCCGCAAGTATGCCGTGCAATATCTGTTGTTGAAAACGCTCGACCGCAACGCGCGCAAGGAAATTCTGAAGGAACGACCCTCGGGGGAATTTTTGGAGATGCTGAGTCAAGTCTACGCGATGACGGCGATATGA
- the msrA gene encoding peptide-methionine (S)-S-oxide reductase MsrA: MNNNLQTATLAGGCFWCLEAVFDEVKGVEGVESGYAGGRSVNPTYREVCNGDTGHAEVVQVHFDPSVISYRDLLNVFFAIHDPTTMNRQGNDIGTQYRSAIFYHDDEQKKIAEELVKELNAQKIWDKPIVTEVSKLDKFYMAENYHQEYFAKNPYQPYCQAVVAPKVAKFRKYHLEMLKKQPA; encoded by the coding sequence ATGAACAACAATCTTCAAACTGCAACATTGGCTGGAGGATGTTTCTGGTGTCTCGAAGCCGTTTTTGACGAGGTGAAGGGAGTCGAGGGCGTGGAATCAGGTTACGCCGGGGGACGTAGCGTGAATCCGACTTATCGTGAAGTCTGCAACGGCGACACGGGTCACGCCGAAGTGGTGCAGGTTCACTTCGACCCAAGCGTTATCTCCTACCGCGACTTGTTGAATGTCTTCTTCGCAATCCACGATCCCACCACAATGAACCGACAGGGAAACGACATCGGCACGCAGTATCGTTCGGCGATCTTTTATCACGACGACGAGCAGAAGAAAATCGCCGAAGAACTCGTCAAGGAGTTGAACGCGCAAAAAATTTGGGATAAGCCCATCGTGACCGAAGTGTCAAAACTGGATAAGTTTTATATGGCTGAGAATTATCATCAGGAATATTTTGCGAAAAATCCGTACCAGCCGTATTGCCAGGCAGTGGTCGCGCCGAAGGTGGCGAAGTTCCGCAAATATCACCTGGAAATGTTGAAGAAACAACCGGCGTAA
- a CDS encoding ATP-dependent Clp protease ATP-binding subunit, with protein MAGMERFTQRARRVLSLAHQEAEQSRNNNIGTEHLLLGLMDEEGGVAGRVLRELGMTSDRVREVIRRVSTSSVGFDPSRVELASDTQQVLELAVEEARRLGHHYIGTEHILLGLVRVDGAALEVLRRLGVTPDQIRRQTRRVLNEAASSSPMPAGAGPARGAQPNQKTPLIDQLASDLTTKAEEKKLDPVIGRQMEIERVIQILARRTKNNPALIGEPGVGKTAIVEGLAQRIVDGDVPAPLMNKRLLQLDVGSLVAGTMYRGQFEERLKRVIDELKQSGAILFIDEVHMLVGAGAAGSSVDAANILKPALSRGELQVIGATTMDEYRKHIESDAALERRFQPIQVDEPSEEETIQILKGIRSAYEEHHHLVISDEALEAAAHLSTRYVTERFLPDKAIDLIDESSSRVRMYKSPAAKEAKDLFGQLRQARQNRSLAQEEGNNEDVIEWQERETELSEQIERLRTGWDRASSPVVSAEDIAEVVSMWTGVPLMQLAEEESHRLLKMEDELRKGIIGQEDAIVAISRAVRRARAGLKDPKRPIGSFMFLGPTGVGKTELTKTLAKFMFGSEEAAIQLDMSEFMERHTASRLVGAPPGYIGYEEAGQLTEALRRRPYSIVVFDEVEKAHPEVHNMLLQIMEEGHLSDAKGRKVDFRNAIIVMTSNIGADVIKKQSSLGFALKRDEVTEERLSYEDMRKKLSESLKRAFRPEFINRLDATVIFRALNREDIQQIVSLELDKVAERLKEHDLILTATPEALASLADLGYDSEFGARPLRRVIQQKVEDPLSDKLLSGEFQNGNSILVTLDSDNEVVLQREELPEVEEEPVV; from the coding sequence ATGGCTGGTATGGAGCGTTTTACACAGCGAGCAAGACGGGTTTTGAGCCTTGCGCATCAAGAGGCTGAGCAATCCCGCAACAATAATATCGGCACAGAGCATTTATTGTTAGGTTTAATGGATGAAGAGGGCGGAGTGGCAGGGCGCGTCTTGCGCGAACTCGGCATGACGTCTGATCGCGTGCGTGAAGTGATTCGACGCGTCTCGACCAGTTCGGTCGGGTTCGACCCTAGCCGCGTGGAACTCGCCTCGGATACTCAACAAGTTTTGGAGCTAGCCGTCGAAGAAGCGCGTCGGCTCGGTCATCACTACATCGGCACGGAACATATTTTGCTTGGTTTGGTGCGCGTGGACGGCGCGGCGTTGGAAGTGCTTCGCCGACTCGGCGTGACGCCGGATCAGATCCGTCGGCAGACGCGGCGCGTGTTGAACGAAGCCGCTTCTTCTTCGCCCATGCCGGCTGGCGCGGGACCTGCGCGTGGCGCGCAGCCCAATCAGAAAACCCCGCTCATTGATCAACTCGCTTCGGATTTGACAACGAAAGCCGAAGAGAAAAAACTCGATCCCGTCATCGGGCGTCAAATGGAGATCGAGCGCGTGATTCAAATTTTGGCGCGCCGCACGAAGAACAACCCCGCGTTGATCGGCGAACCCGGCGTCGGCAAAACTGCCATCGTCGAAGGTCTTGCCCAACGCATCGTGGATGGCGACGTGCCTGCCCCCTTGATGAACAAACGCTTACTGCAACTCGATGTCGGCTCGCTGGTTGCTGGCACGATGTATCGCGGTCAGTTCGAGGAAAGACTCAAACGCGTGATTGACGAGTTGAAGCAATCCGGCGCAATTCTTTTCATTGACGAAGTGCACATGCTCGTCGGCGCGGGCGCCGCAGGCTCCTCGGTAGACGCGGCGAACATCCTCAAACCCGCGTTGTCGCGCGGCGAATTGCAAGTCATCGGCGCGACGACGATGGACGAATATCGCAAACACATCGAGTCGGATGCCGCGCTCGAACGCCGCTTCCAACCCATCCAGGTGGATGAACCCTCCGAGGAAGAGACCATCCAAATCCTGAAAGGGATCCGCTCCGCCTACGAGGAGCATCATCACCTCGTGATATCCGACGAAGCGCTCGAAGCCGCCGCGCATCTATCCACGCGGTACGTCACCGAACGCTTCCTCCCCGATAAAGCGATTGACCTGATTGACGAATCCTCCTCGCGTGTGCGGATGTACAAAAGTCCCGCCGCGAAAGAGGCGAAAGATCTCTTCGGTCAATTGAGGCAGGCTCGGCAAAACCGTTCGCTCGCGCAAGAGGAAGGCAACAACGAAGACGTCATCGAATGGCAGGAGCGCGAGACCGAACTCAGCGAGCAGATCGAACGTTTGCGAACCGGCTGGGATCGTGCAAGTAGTCCCGTTGTTTCGGCGGAAGACATCGCCGAAGTCGTTTCGATGTGGACCGGCGTGCCGCTCATGCAACTTGCCGAGGAAGAATCGCATCGCTTGCTCAAGATGGAAGACGAACTCCGCAAGGGAATTATCGGACAGGAAGACGCCATCGTTGCCATCTCACGCGCCGTCCGCCGCGCACGCGCCGGGTTGAAAGACCCGAAACGCCCGATCGGTTCGTTCATGTTCCTCGGACCCACCGGCGTCGGCAAAACGGAATTAACCAAAACGCTCGCCAAGTTCATGTTCGGCAGTGAAGAAGCCGCCATCCAACTCGACATGTCCGAGTTCATGGAGCGGCACACGGCGTCTCGTCTCGTCGGCGCGCCTCCGGGATATATCGGCTACGAAGAAGCCGGTCAACTCACTGAAGCGCTCCGCCGCAGGCCATATTCCATCGTCGTCTTCGACGAGGTCGAGAAAGCGCACCCCGAAGTGCACAACATGTTGTTGCAGATCATGGAAGAGGGTCATCTCTCCGACGCGAAGGGTCGCAAAGTGGACTTCCGCAACGCGATCATCGTGATGACCTCCAACATCGGCGCGGATGTGATCAAGAAACAATCGTCGCTCGGCTTCGCGCTCAAACGCGACGAAGTGACCGAAGAGCGCCTCTCCTACGAAGACATGCGCAAGAAGTTGAGCGAATCGCTCAAGCGCGCTTTCCGTCCCGAGTTCATCAACCGCCTCGACGCGACCGTCATCTTCCGCGCCCTCAACCGTGAAGACATCCAACAGATCGTTTCGCTCGAATTGGATAAAGTGGCGGAGCGACTTAAGGAACACGACCTGATTCTGACCGCCACCCCCGAAGCCCTCGCTTCTCTCGCGGACCTTGGGTATGATTCCGAATTCGGCGCCCGCCCCCTCCGCCGCGTGATTCAGCAGAAGGTGGAAGATCCGCTCTCCGACAAACTCCTGAGCGGCGAATTCCAAAACGGGAACTCGATCCTCGTGACGCTCGATTCCGATAACGAGGTTGTCCTCCAACGAGAGGAACTACCCGAAGTTGAGGAAGAACCGGTGGTGTAA